The proteins below come from a single Eremothecium sinecaudum strain ATCC 58844 chromosome II, complete sequence genomic window:
- the SCC2 gene encoding cohesin-loading factor complex subunit SCC2 (Syntenic homolog of Ashbya gossypii AGL133W; Syntenic homolog of Saccharomyces cerevisiae YDR180W (SCC2)) produces MSTFPGEDTTIPKRLSESLEHQPLNHLIPKNGLLNIISSPISVSLKLDVPDAFEPIPEDIWKYPHPIDFDPLRTGEKKEINFRRPGDLECNDANRPEGDNLIFANLKPLAINCLASAKKVGSDSIVEENNYTSVKRKLEMLNSNVEMIDTCKKSKLLPSSSPVTINQVSLGNQYLKNLSKIMEQIGYDDSSANFGDYEYWVSLDHGNIHILSKQCLEKLHIIFNSILTIPAIWDDLDVITLQRIMDVCVNSALISKEHMELNDDSNNFQIIAFSSSIIILMIFMIDKNDRRLHVEQYMVVPVDFLGFIVENLSAEYEKGPKAFENTLSLLHSTLTLIPAYISKRPTLDDGFITKLVYMVTDLALSNWSHNIGPLSLQNQMEHVKAICSKTIEIIFEKLPDQRMFIVDELLSHLDDLPATRSQKRMKNVGKGTYITHFSYIMLSVLQVWNSYDYCAMMETTAQENLKDLDAKHIATHIDLEVAIEHVIEVILKKTFSNTSKYRAVLGHLVSDLIVTLLLPTWPITDIILAQLLKKLLAVFNPQNQKPINIESIVLHELGNIGSAILDIRLQARQEEDNNLIKLFNYPDQIKTLLNAYDKCVLYCKRTQKDGKSVKFLWSKQLTALNNLRAFDKDSESWNSKLDQHLSSIIKAIHSCSIESQELSDLSEIVPIYCCTLFASPLVGMYEPYLKLVLSLLDRQKAKLRSGAIRCLSLLITKDPSLLLTPIVKDTIQCRLRDSSPLVKDAILELLDLGANYIQFYQNINANYNDDSVLVRKHVLKINQRIYDETIDINIKSYVGNRILRRIEDEEDAVIENARSELLKRWVLSIQELEERPEVQISRSRETIKVIAKILSSGEKPAELVEQYLSFYILNKRSHTVEEYEIILKCLSVLTDQIIELAIELQSGDSEEENSEEGRGIMKLLSIFSSCDELLITKDHITSLYPYLHDDHRSDFQLNILRVYKTTFKKMSNFKPKFLFDLETTILSRLPKMSVKELEEAMPLVWSIAKNRKDDSRICKACASCLGQLTPYISKVTSEPSSLQPDGKIQRLLYLATGFARFCSFENTEDRFPNLKSRENIFEYVTKCLLMFTKSGVHHVLRRISIKNLVKIASQYPKLFNSRHVLNVLDGEFENGALDIQLVMLETLYDFFLMEEKKSMKQAGVNGTVSSNEELKKVGVYTNRRESIYEGICSALVSRYLDKILKICLITDLSNALVAIRFLKLITNYGYTNPSRCIPTVIALLASPNKYMKNLATELLQELFQAYERMVFNGLIQGIKLGTEYARKTRPTDYYIDSGFFLRIQEILSTSKKNKTTFLKLVRKTLLHNVSIDQILANGDSFDTLFLINNIFNIVFEYQFELYALVGSLDAISEQIRDSIAERISNQNIEHTDISKISKLIFARLCMEELRRRVFDKYNLSESRLALIGNSEEDDLKHRTAQVVDGNMVTLKSEPIFLGFKNPFNNLDYCKKYINSKEFENM; encoded by the coding sequence ATGTCAACCTTTCCAGGTGAAGATACTACTATCCCTAAAAGACTATCAGAATCCTTAGAGCACCAACCTTTAAATCATTTAATACCTAAAAATGGTCTATTGAATATTATTTCAAGTCCGATATCAGTCTCTCTAAAATTAGATGTCCCGGATGCTTTTGAACCTATACCTGAAGATATATGGAAATATCCACATCCAATTGATTTCGATCCATTAAGAACAGGCGAAAAGAAAGAGATAAATTTTAGAAGACCTGGCGACTTAGAATGTAATGATGCTAATAGGCCTGAAGGTGATAACCTTATCTTTGCTAATCTAAAACCGTTAGCCATCAATTGCCTCGCATCTGCCAAAAAGGTTGGCTCTGACTCCATTGTAGAAGAAAACAACTACACTTCAGTGAAACGTAAACTTGAAATGCTGAATAGTAATGTGGAGATGATTGACACCTGTAAGAAATCTAAACTTCTACCTTCTAGCAGTCCTGTAACTATAAACCAGGTTTCTCTTGGAAACCAATATTTAAAAAACCTTTCAAAAATTATGGAACAGATTGGATATGATGATAGCAGTGCTAATTTTGGCGATTACGAGTATTGGGTTTCATTAGATCACGGTAATATTCATATTTTATCAAAACAGTGCCTCGAAAAACTCcatattatttttaatagTATATTAACAATACCGGCGATTTGGGATGACTTAGATGTTATCACGCTACAGAGGATCATGGATGTATGTGTTAATAGTGCATTGATTTCAAAAGAGCATATGGAACTTAATGACGACTCAAATAATTTTCAAATTATCGCATTTAGCTCATCAATAATAATTTTGATGATCTTTATGATTGACAAGAATGATAGAAGACTTCATGTTGAGCAATACATGGTAGTACCAGTTGATTTTTTGGGATTTATTGTTGAAAACCTCTCTGCTGAGTATGAAAAGGGCCCAAAAGCTTTTGAAAACACCCTCTCTCTATTACATTCTACGTTAACTTTAATCCCGGCGTATATTTCAAAAAGGCCAACTCTCGATGATGGCTTTATAACAAAATTGGTATATATGGTTACCGATTTGGCGCTTTCAAACTGGTCACACAATATTGGGCCACTGTCGTTGCAAAATCAAATGGAACACGTTAAAGCAATATGCAGTAAAACAATTGAGATAATTTTTGAGAAGCTTCCAGATCAACGCATGTTTATTGTTGACGAACTGCTGTCCCACTTGGATGACCTCCCTGCTACTAGGTCCCAAAAACGTATGAAGAATGTTGGTAAGGGTACATATATTACACATTTCTCATATATTATGCTGTCAGTTCTACAGGTATGGAACAGTTATGATTATTGTGCTATGATGGAAACAACTGCACAAGAAAATTTAAAGGATTTGGATGCGAAGCACATTGCAACACATATAGACTTAGAGGTTGCAATAGAGCATGTTATTGAAGTGATATTGAAAAAAACTTTCTCTAACACTTCAAAGTATAGAGCGGTTCTTGGTCATTTGGTGAGTGATCTTATTGTCACTTTATTATTACCTACATGGCCAATAACAGATATTATACTTGCTCAATTGTTAAAAAAGTTGTTGGCGGTTTTTAACCCACAGAACCAGAAGCCCATCAATATCGAATCCATAGTACTTCATGAGTTGGGAAATATCGGCAGCGCAATTTTGGATATAAGACTACAAGCTAGACAGGAGGAAGATAATAATCTAATCAAATTATTCAACTATCCAGACCAAATTAAAACTTTATTGAATGCATATGATAAGTGCGTATTATATTGTAAGAGGACACAGAAAGACGGAAAATCGGTGAAATTTCTATGGAGCAAGCAACTCACTGCCTTAAATAATTTAAGAGCATTTGATAAAGATTCAGAATCATGGAATTCAAAATTAGACCAGCATTTATCGTCAATAATCAAAGCCATACATTCCTGTTCGATTGAATCCCAAGAATTAAGTGATTTAAGTGAAATAGTTCCGATCTATTGCTGTACACTATTTGCATCACCGTTAGTTGGCATGTACGAACCATATCTCAAACTTGTGTTGTCTCTTTTGGATCGACAAAAAGCCAAGCTTCGTTCAGGTGCAATTAGGTGTTTATCTCTACTAATAACAAAGGATCCGTCGTTACTTTTAACACCAATAGTTAAGGACACAATCCAATGTCGTCTAAGAGACTCTTCACCCCTAGTTAAAGACGCGATATTGGAACTGTTGGATTTAGGTGCAAATTATATCCAGTTTTATCAGAACATTAACGCTAACTATAACGACGACAGCGTCCTTGTTAGAAAACACGTTTTGAAGATAAATCAAAGGATATATGACGAAACAATAGACATCAACATAAAATCATATGTGGGAAACAGGATATTAAGAAGgattgaagatgaagaggatgCTGTTATCGAGAATGCCCGATCCGAATTGCTGAAGCGTTGGGTACTCTCAATTCAGGAATTAGAAGAACGGCCCGAAGTACAGATTTCTCGATCTAGAGAGACGATTAAAGTAATTGCCAAAATCCTATCCAGTGGTGAAAAACCAGCCGAATTGGTAGAGCAATACCTGTCGTTTTATATACTGAATAAAAGGTCACATACAGTGGAAGAATATGAGATAATTCTCAAATGTTTATCAGTATTAACTGATCAAATAATAGAACTCGCAATTGAACTGCAATCGGGTGACAGCGAGGAAGAAAACAGCGAGGAAGGAAGAGGTATTATGAAGTTATTATCCATCTTTTCCAGTTGTGATGAGTTACTGATTACTAAAGATCATATTACATCTCTTTACCCATATCTTCATGATGATCATAGGTCTGATTTCCAGTTGAATATCTTGCGAGTGTACAAAACTACCTTCAAAAAGATGTCAAACTTCAAGCCTAAGTTCTTATTTGATCTAGAAACAACTATACTTTCTCGGTTGCCAAAGATGAGTGTCAAGGAGTTAGAGGAAGCAATGCCATTAGTTTGGTCAATTGCAAAAAATCGAAAGGATGACTCAAGGATTTGTAAGGCTTGTGCTTCTTGCTTGGGTCAATTGACCCCATATATATCCAAAGTTACGAGTGAGCCATCATCATTACAACCAGATGGGAAGATACAAAGGCTGCTTTACCTCGCTACGGGGTTTGCTCGGTTTTGCAGCTTTGAAAATACAGAAGATAGATTTCCCAATCTAAAATCAAGAGAAAATATATTTGAATACGTCACGAAATGTCTCTTAATGTTCACTAAATCCGGCGTTCATCATGTACTAAGAAGGATTTCAATCAAAAACTTAGTTAAAATCGCGTCTCAATATCCAAAACTGTTCAACTCTCGCCACGTTCTAAATGTTTTAGATGGGGAATTTGAGAATGGTGCTTTAGACATTCAGTTAGTAATGTTAGAAACCCTCTATGACTTCTTTTTGATGGAAGAAAAGAAGTCTATGAAGCAAGCGGGTGTTAATGGTACCGTTTCATCTAATGAAGAATTAAAAAAGGTAGGTGTATACACAAATAGGCGGGAATCAATTTACGAGGGCATTTGCTCAGCTTTAGTTTCAAGGTACCTGGATAaaattttgaagatttgCTTAATTACAGATCTAAGCAATGCATTGGTGGCGATACGTTTCTTGAAATTGATTACCAACTATGGTTACACAAATCCTTCCCGATGCATACCAACTGTCATTGCTCTGCTTGCATCTCCCAATAAGTATATGAAAAATTTGGCAACTGAATTGTTACAGGAGCTCTTCCAAGCATACGAAAGAATGGTTTTTAATGGTCTTATACAAGGAATCAAACTCGGCACTGAATATGCAAGAAAAACGAGGCCTACTGACTATTATATTGATAGCGGATTTTTCTTAAGGATTCAGGAAATACTTTCCACAAGTAAGAAAAATAAAACGACATTCTTAAAATTAGTGCGGAAAACATTACTGCATAATGTCTCAATAGATCAAATACTCGCAAATGGAGACAGTTTTGATACTTTGTTTCTAATCAACAACATCTTTAATATTGTTTTTGAGTACCAGTTCGAGTTGTATGCGTTAGTGGGTTCACTTGATGCAATATCTGAACAAATTAGAGATAGCATAGCGGAAAGGATTTCAAATCAAAATATTGAACATACAGATATCTCTAAAATATCAAAGCTAATATTTGCGAGATTGTGCATGGAAGAACTTCGTCGAAGAGTTTTTGATAAATACAATTTGTCCGAAAGTCGTTTAGCATTAATTGGGAACTCAGAGGAGGATGATCTTAAGCACAGAACTGCTCAAGTAGTCGATGGAAACATGGTTACTTTAAAAAGCGAACCAATATTTCTAGGTTTTAAAAATCCGTTCAATAATCTTGATTACTGCAAGAAGTATATCAACAGCAAAGAGTTTGAGAATATGTAG